The nucleotide sequence ATCCACACCAAACATCTTATGACACCGCAAGGATGATGAGCTTCTTCAACAGCAACGCTTTCAGAAATGGAGCGGCGCTCAAGCACCATCGTCACCGGACCCAACACCGAAGGCAAATTCTAGGTTTTCACCCTAAAGAACCATCTGAGCATacccgagcaatgccttcaacaaggtaatgatgcaaaacatcgccattgccaggtatgACCCACTTTGGGCAGACCTAAGTTTTCACCCTAGAGCTCATAGAAGTCAATCATGTGTTGTCACACCACTTTTTctttttttcaagtttattttaaaatattccattaaGTGTTCATGTTTTTCGAaaatattcatacattttgaaaaatgtttgtgtttttcaTAATTTCTTAAAACATGGAAAAAAAGTTgtttgttttcaaattttgttgccAAACTCAAAAAATGTTTGCTTTTTAAAAAAAATGTCCGGAATTATAGAAAATGTCCGTTCTTTCCCAAAGTACTTCAGAAGTTCAAAAATGTTccagtttttattttttattccaaaaatcataaaatgtttATCTATTTCTAATTTTGTTCATAGTTTCAAAAGGTGTTCAGAAGTTTAAAATATGGTCCTGCTTTCAAATTTGCTCATCAAttcaaaattgttcatgaatttgaaaaaatgtcatTTCCAAATTTTCTTCAGAGtttaaaaaaaatcacagaaaCAAAGATGTCCATttccaaaaattaaaaaattattTAAAGAAACTGTACCCATTTTCTAATTTGTACATAAAATCAAAAATTGATCACGTCTTTTCAAAACTTGTTTCTGTTTGCCAAAAAATATTCAGGATTTAGAAACTGATCCCATTTTCATTATTTTCCAAAATTCGTAAATGCTTCTTGTTTTTATTAAAAATTCATAAATTGGTCACAATTTTTTGGAACTTGTTtgtgttttttagaaattgtttggTAGTTTAGAATACTattcagaattttcaaaaaatgattgaaAAAGCGGAAAAACATTCGGATCTGCCGATATAGTTAGTTCTAAGGTATTCACGGTGCTTATTCATCACTAGCTCTAGTGGCTAGGTACCTGTATTACTAGAGGGGTGTCTCTAGTTCTAACTGTGGCCAACGCACCAcattttggtgctgtttttatacCGTGGCTGCTCATACGTATTCTAGCCCAGGCGGAGGGCTGCCTTGTGTAAAGCCTGACCATTAAGCCGCATAATGCGGCAGATAGGAGGTCATTGTTAGCAATGGCTCACAACGGGCCAACACCACCACGCCTCTTCCTGTTAGTATTTAAGCCAAGGCCTGACTAAAAGCTTTAAGATCTAGGGTCCCTATTCCCCCCCTAATGCTCTTAATTCTGGACTTTGGAGCAATATTCAATCACTTCGGCTTTGCGAGTGGATCATCgttgttgctattttttttagaacgaaggctcaaggggagcctgactttgaattaacaaagccatcaaccagcCAGGATTACACAAGGCCACCAAGCAAGAGCGACCGAAAGATACAAGGGAGCTGACTGAGCAGCTTACAACGCAACGCACACTACTGCACACAAAGGAAAAGACATGAAAGAACTGCAAATAATGTCGAAGCCTACTGCACATCGACACCAAAAGCAGGAAAGCAGAGAAGCCTCGGGGTTCAGCCAAAGGCCTGCAAGCACTGAGAGCAGCCGGATCATGGGATTGGGACCCCGCAACCTGTCTTCCAACACCGAAGAAGACCCCAATCTTCTCGCCCAGGCTCGAAGGCGCCGCACCGTCGGGTCGTTGGGCGCTCACCCGAGAGCACGGACATGTGCCGGTCGCAACCCAGAACAGGCATAGCTCACGATTCTCACCACGCCATAGGCTCACACCACTAGCTGCACTGCCACCCGCCCGGGCAACCGAGAACAGGAGGAAAGCCGCTGGGGGGATTGTCGAAGAAACCAGCTGCAAAGACCCAAGTGCGGAGCTTGGAGAAGCCTCTGCTTGGACTCGCAGCCGACGGGCGCTCTCCTACCTCAGAGCCACTCACCCGGAGAACCAGACGACCCAAGGCGGCACCTCCAAGGAGGGAACAACGCGCAGGGCGCCGCCACCGCCCAACCCCAGACGAGTTTTGGGTTTTCACCGGGATCTGGGACGGGGATGGATAGGGAGTCCTCAGCGGTGCCTCGAAGGAGAAAGGCGATGTGCACACGCGCCCTCACCGCCGTGGTTGGAGAGCcaaccaagggtttcccccggactCATGCTATGCCACCAGCACACCGCCGGCACCGGAACTGGCAGCCAAAGCTGCAGATCGGACAGCCCGACGGGAGGAGTGAGCAGAGGAGGAGAAAACAGCCCGACCTTCAGATCTGGATCGGAAGAAATCCGCGCCACGACCACCCCCCGCCGGCTCCGCGCCGCCCGAGCAGCCAAGGAGGCCGGCCGCCACATCCCGCGCACGCCGCCTGTCGCCGaggccgcgccgcctcgccgaccggggccgccgccccggagtCCGTGGTCCTTCGCGAGGGGAACGAAGCGACGGGGGacctcgccgccaccttcatcggCAGCCGCCGCGGCTTGCCGGGCGTGCCTCAGGTGGCGGCAAGGGGAGGAGATGCTCGAGGGGGTGGCGGCGccggggggaaaccctagtcgccCCCGGGTCGCCCGCGGGGGACGACACGGGAGCCGCGAGAGAGTGCGAACCTCCACTGGCTAGCTTTCTCGTTGTTGCTATTGGTGGCCCAAACTTTTCTAGGAAGATATGTGAACCTTTCTAAACATGAATTTAACTTTTTGAATATAGGAACACTTTTTAATACATcatgaattttattacattttatacattaaacctTTCATATAGTTTTTTTAGAGTTATTCTGACAATATTTCCTCCATACGTattaaacattttttcaaataaaaaaaataaacctGCAGTTAATGGTTCGTGCTGTGTTCGGCCATATTAGGACCTGTGTAATCCTGATCCGACCCGTCTCCTAGGCATCAAAGCCAAATTTTAGGAATAGGAAACAACTCAAAAAACTCCGCTCGTGGCTACAATCCCTACTCGACGCTTATTATGACAAGTTGTCACCATTTCGCACAGCCCATTTAACGCTTCTGAGATGGGACTCTGGTTCCGGTATTAAGAATGTTCTAGGAGGTTCCAGCCTGGGTATTAACGGTTATAAGACCCTTTCTTCTTGAGCAtgtttttttcttcagttttttccTTTACAGGTTTTCCAGTTTTGTTCCCATTTTTTcatgtagttctttttcttttttgatttcCTTTTCTTTTAGAAAATTCATAAATTTTAAATATCTATACAAATCATTTGATTTTTGAAAAAGTTAAGGTTTTTAAAGAACTATCCCGAAATCAAAATTTTGCTCGAATTTTCAAAGATTGTCAGTGTTTTTCAAAGATTGGATACTAAAATATGGTTcacaattttcaaaaaatattcattttttttttaaaaaaatatttgaattGAGAAAaccataatttcaaaaaaaaactcatAACTTTTTTTAAATGACAATTTTCAATAAATGTTCATAATTATAAATTTTGTTCCTGGGGAGCAATATTCAATCACTTTATACTCAGGAGCGGATGATCATTGCTGCTGTTGGTGGCCTGAAATTTCTAAGGTACGTGAACCTTTCTAAAGATGAATTTAACCTTTTGAATGTAGAAACAATTTAAACAACTCCGCTCGTGGCCACAATTCCTATCAACGATTATTATGACAAGTTGTTGCCATTTTGCATAGGAGGAACTTGCTTGCTATTGctttgggccagcccatttaacgCTTCTGAGATGGGACGCTGGCTCCGGTATTAATAATGTTCTCGAAGGTTCCAGCCTGGGTTTTTACGGTTTTAGGAACCTTTGTTCTTGAACATGTTTACTTTACTGCTTTTCTGTTTTCTTCCCAgttttccattttattttattttttgtgtttccttctcttttttaaaaaaatcataaaattgaaAAAATATTAAATGTCTTTTAAAAATAGTTTGATTTTTGCAAAAAAATCGCTTTTTTCAAAGAACTGTCCAGAATTCAAAATTTTGCTCGAATTTTCAAAGATTGTCCGTGTTTCTTAAAAAAGATCAGGTATTAAATAATTGTTCACAATGTTGAAAAATTGTtcaaaaagtttaaaatttgatccACTTTAAAAAGTGTTCAGAATTTTTAGAAagttgttcataatttcaaaatttgttcctttTTGTAAAATCTTTGAAATTTCAAAAGTTGTtcacagtttcaaaaaaaatcaaaactttTCACATTTTTTAACGCCTGTGATGGTGCCGGCTCACTATAGTACTAGTTTGCTACAGTACTCGCCCAGCGCTACAACCctattcctcccggtccctgcgtaAATGCGCTTCAACAGACATATCGCTGGGAATTCAGAGATTTTTCAGGCTCGAAAGTCAATGTGGGCTGCACATCCTAGCTAGTAGAGAACAATATTTTTCTAGAAACCTTGTCTGAATAACCAGCGTGTTGCGCACTACTTTGACACCTTCCAAGAAAGGAGGCCGCTGCCCAATGCCTTGTCGAGTTCTGTGTTGACCAAACACGCGAGGAAAGATCGGCTTGGCTAGTTTCTAATTCTAAGGAGAAGACGAGCACACACTAAAATGGTGCCAACAATCAGACTGAACAATCCGTCGACGGCCATGACAAATTGGTAATGTGATGATAGAGAAATGCACACACACGCATAGTTCTTCAAGACATAGGCATTATTCGGATTAAGGTTTGTGTGTATGATCACAAGAATCAATAGTGTACAGCCAGACAATTAGTCATGGCGAATAATATACTTGAATTCGAGGAAAAATAACAACAGTATTTCTGTATTCCTTCAGAAGGGAAAAAAAATCTCGCGGAGGAATTCCTTCCTTCCTTGGACAAGAGCTCTCCGACGACGACGACGTCGTCTAGTTCTTTGGTGGGTCGGTGAAGAAGCTGTTGATGCCGGGCATGATCTCGGCGGACTTGCCGTCGATGAACCTCCTGAAGGGGTGGCGCGCGTAGCGGCGGCCCTCGTCGTGGTTGTCCAGCACCCCGGCCGCCCGGTTCTCCTTGGTCACCCGCACCTCGGGGTTGGTGGTGATGTTGCGCACCAGCTGCATCACGCAGATCCCCACGGCCACGCCCGTCGCCGCGAAGATCGGGTACGCCTGCCAAGACCATGCATGCTACCGTCGTGAGGCCATGGCCATCACAACTACCGAAACCCAGCGAGCGAGATCGCTAAACTAAGCTAGATCAGATGAAATGAAGGAACATGGGAGGGATGGGTGCGTACCTCGGGGCGGAGCCACCTGGCCTTCCACGCGCTGGAGGAAGCAGCGGCCGCCATTGGTGGGTTAGGTGGATCTCGCTCGCTTCCTTGCTCCCACCGGTGGATCTGGTGCGATGCTTGCGAGAGCTAGCCTGGCGGCCAACTAGCAGAGGGGGTGCTCTTTATACGTAGCGTGGGATCTTGGAGTGGGAAGCAAGGCGCGTTTGGCGTcgttgacggcggcggcggaggtgggtgGCGTTGGAAAGCAGGGAGGGAATTTTCTAATCGGGTGGGAACGTGGGGGCTGGTTGGCGCCCACGACCTTTCACGTGCTCTACAGCTAAAGCGCCGCCGGTTCAACCGGAGGAACCGGCCGAAAGCGACGGCGACCAAGGGAAGGGAAGCAACGGTCGGTGGTGGCCGAGAGGCGTGGGCGGCGGGCgcgagaaaggaggaaagaaggCTTTTCGCCTTCCGTCCAAGTGGGAGAACCGAATCGGAACATACGGTGGAGAAGAGGATGGAATGTactcctctgtcccataatataagaacgtttttgacactacactagagtcaaaaacattcttatattatggaacggagggggAACGTATGGTGGTTCTAGCGGGGGAGGTGTCGGTGGCGCGGTGAGCGAAAGAGACATGGGCGGATGCTACGGAGCATATGAGGGAGTGCTCTCCCGAAAAACGTAGATCATTCCTTCCTTTTTTTAGCAAAAAACGTAAACATTTTTacgaaggggaggagaggagaaaTGGAACGTATGTAGGGTGGtccctccccatgctcccatccgtgttCCCACCTTATCCTACGGctgtcttctttttctttttcctttctaatctaattatctctcccctgattttaagggggtggggccgtGTCTTATTTTGTTCTAATCAAATCAAGCCATGTATGCGGGAGCATGGATGGGCGCACGTgcagggagcaggcaagtctcgtccctgGCGAAAATGCTAGACACACGGACTGAGCCAACGGAACTTTATGGACCAGCTTACTTGTCCACTTTTAA is from Triticum aestivum cultivar Chinese Spring chromosome 1B, IWGSC CS RefSeq v2.1, whole genome shotgun sequence and encodes:
- the LOC123099263 gene encoding uncharacterized protein gives rise to the protein MAAAASSSAWKARWLRPEAYPIFAATGVAVGICVMQLVRNITTNPEVRVTKENRAAGVLDNHDEGRRYARHPFRRFIDGKSAEIMPGINSFFTDPPKN